The following are encoded in a window of Acanthopagrus latus isolate v.2019 unplaced genomic scaffold, fAcaLat1.1, whole genome shotgun sequence genomic DNA:
- the LOC119016230 gene encoding putative bifunctional UDP-N-acetylglucosamine transferase and deubiquitinase ALG13, giving the protein MKKALNKFYVDMDKYLYSLGLYRKMVARDACSLFRAVSERLYYSQNYHRRVRQHCANFMRANRCKFELFVEGSFEKHLGRVENPNETVGQVEIKALSQLYRCCFLIYDYPGIPAKVISEDNFVVEVMLSHSINGHYDIIYPRTYHASAALRQSLLYELFYTRVFLSEETELCQAMEACRVEGQRYRHSTPEDQAHREDVESGGAAEETRGAVTEGAKCPLEAPPRARLSLSYKVMRSLDAEYYRDVEFNIRLDTCEEMQKTDYKLFAGRQYLLGDNCQVHLEAIGKYSNAFNQEVETDSTAVTLIIEELRKKHPDLKPVNPVPAWNVAAPTRTGDLDLDSRGGRHHHHCNFRKIHGGNGGPGTELLMPPPSYYGGPAPSALPPRLRQGGHPHPRPPPVPGAMAHDPSAPPHHHPIARTPDYDASRWDLLSWMFNRLLFPPTDLNPVPAWNVAAPTRNGDLDLDSCGGRHHRHCNFRKIHGSSGGPGTELLMPPPSYYGGPAPAARPPRVPPAGPPPPPTPPFPGAMAYHPSAPPHHHPIARPPRYGASRWDLLSWMFNSRSCHQLAALNKECQFGFSEPMEDLSDMDPAIVCYQLEGGDTVFPLLPKKH; this is encoded by the exons ttgtatTACTCTCAGAACTACCACCGGAGGGTCCGTCAGCACTGCGCTAACTTCATGAGAGCCAACAGATGTAAATTTGAGCTG tttgttgaaggtTCCTTTGAAAAGCATCTGGGACGTGTGGAGAACCCGAAC gagaCGGTGGGTCAGGTGGAGATCAAAGCTTTATCTCAGCTGTACAG gtgttgttTCCTGATCTACGATTACCCGGGGATTCCAGCCAAAGTGATCTCAGAGGACAACTTCGTAGTTGAG GTGATGCTGTCCCACTCCATCAATGGTCACTATGACATCATTTACCCAAGGACTTACCACGCCTCTGCCGCCCTCCGTCAGT cTCTCCTGTATGAGCTGTTCTACACTCGGGTGTTTTTGTCAGAAGAGACGGAGCTCTGTCAGGCGATGGAGGCCTGCAGAGTTGAAGGTCAGCGCTATAGACACAGCACACCTGAGGATCAAGCTCACAG GGAGGATGTGGAGTCCGGGGGAGCTGCTGAAGAGACGCGAGGAGCTGTGACAGAGGGGGCaaag TGTCCACTAGAAGCCCCGCCCCGCGCCAGACTGTCTCTTTCATATAAGGTGATGAGGTCTCTGGATGCAGAGTATTACAGAGATGTGGAGTTTAACATCCGGCTGGATACCTGCGAAG agatgcAGAAGACAGACTACAAGTTGTTTGCAGGAAGGCAGTACCTCCTGGGAGACAATTGTCAG GTGCATTTGGAGGCAATAGGGAAGTACTCCAACGCTTTCAATCAGGAAGTAGAAACAGACTCCACGGCCGTCACCCTCATCATCGAGGAACTCAGAAAAAA acACCCGGACCTGAAACCAGTGAATCCAGTTCCTGCCTGGAATGTTGCTGCTCCTACCAGAACAGGAGACCTTG ACTTGGACTCTCGTGGTGGGCGTCATCACCACCATTGCAACTTCAGGAAGATTCATGGTGGCAATGGAGGGCCGGGGACAGAGCTTCTGATGCCACCACCATCCTACTATGGAGGCCCAGCCCCCTCTGCACTACCCCCCCGCTTGCGGCAAGGGGGTCACCCTCACCCGCGGCCCCCGCCGGTCCCAGGAGCCATGGCCCACGACCCCTCTGctcccccacaccaccaccccaTAGCCAGAACTCCTGACTATGATGCCTCCAGGTGGGACTTGTTGTCCTGGATGTTCAACAG acTCCTGTTCCCCCCAACGGACCTGAATCCAGTTCCTGCCTGGAATGTTGCTGCTCCTACCAGAAATGGAGACCTTG ACTTGGACTCTTGTGGTGGGCGTCATCACCGCCATTGCAACTTCAGGAAGATTCATGGTAGCAGTGGAGGGCCGGGGACAGAGCTTCTGATGCCACCACCATCCTACTATGGAGGCCCAGCCCCCGCTGCCCGACCCCCCCGCGTCCCGCCCGCggggccccccccccccccaaccccgcCGTTCCCAGGAGCCATGGCCTACCACCCCTCTGctcccccacaccaccaccccaTAGCCAGACCTCCTCGCTATGGAGCTTCCAGGTGGGACTTGTTGTCCTGGATGTTCAACAG TCGAAGTTGCCATCAGCTGGCTGCTCTTAATAAAGAGTGTCAGTTTGGTTTCTCAGAGCCGATGGAGGACCTATCTGATATGGACCCAGCCATCGTGTGCTACCAGCTTGAGGGCGGGGACACCGTGTTCCCTCTACTGCCG AAGAAACATTAA